A genomic stretch from Lathyrus oleraceus cultivar Zhongwan6 chromosome 2, CAAS_Psat_ZW6_1.0, whole genome shotgun sequence includes:
- the LOC127119754 gene encoding cinnamoyl-CoA reductase-like SNL6, with amino-acid sequence MAPSFDITSHTVCVMDASGQLGFSLVQRLLQRGYTVHASIQKYGEEDLFNGVSADSDKLKIFRSDPFDYHSIIDALKGCSGLFYSFEPPLDQPNYDEYMADVEVRAAHNVLEACAQTETIDKVVFTSSATAVVWREDRKTIEPDLDEIHWSDVNFCRKFKLWHGMSKTLSEKTAFALAMDRGVNMVSINAGLLMTHDLSIKHPYLRGAAEMYEDGVFVTVDLGFLVDTHICVYEDVSSYGRYLCFNHIINTQDDAVQLAHKLAPTASSSLPQSGDHGKSFIEQKISNKKLNKLMVDFEA; translated from the exons ATGGCTCCTTCTTTTGATATAACTTCTCACACTGTTTGTGTTATGGATGCTTCCGGTCAATTGGGCTTTAGTCTTGTTCAAAGACTTCTTCAAAGAGGCTACACCGTTCATGCCTCCATTCAAAAATATG GAGAAGAAGATCTATTCAATGGAGTTTCTGCTGATTCTGATAAACTCAAGATTTTTCGATCAGACCCTTTTGATTATCATAGCATAATTGATGCTCTTAAAGGTTGCTCTGGTTTGTTCTACTCGTTTGAACCTCCTCTTGACCAACCCAATTATGAT GAATATATGGCTGACGTGGAAGTTAGAGCAGCACACAACGTGCTTGAAGCTTGTGCTCAAACAGAAACAATAGATAAGGTTGTTTTTACATCCTCGGCAACTGCGGTTGTCTGGAGAGAGGATCGTAAAACCATTGAACCTGATTTGGATGAAATTCATTGGAGTGATGTCAATTTCTGTCGCAAATTTAAG TTATGGCATGGGATGTCAAAGACACTATCCGAGAAAACAGCGTTTGCATTAGCAATGGACAGAGGAGTGAACATGGTGTCTATCAATGCTGGATTATTGATGACTCATGATCTTTCCATTAAACATCCTTATTTAAGAGGAGCTGCTGAAATGTACGAGGATGGTGTCTTTGTGACCGTTGATTTAGGATTCTTGGTCGATACTCACATCTGTGTCTACGAGGATGTCTCATCCTACGGTCGTTATTTATGCTTCAATCATATTATTAACACTCAAGACGACGCCGTTCAGCTCGCGCACAAGTTAGCGCCTACTGCATCTTCTTCCTTACCCCAAAG TGGTGACCATGGAAAGAGTTTCATTGAACAGAAAATAAGCAACAAGAAGTTGAACAAATTAATGGTGGACTTTGAAGCTTAA